From Jiangella mangrovi:
AGTCGCGCCAGGCCAGCTGCCGGACCTGCTCCGGGGCGCGGTCGACCAGCCGGTTCGCCGCCTCGAGCGGCGAGACGCAGCCGAAGTGCAGGTACGGGCTGAGCCGCGAGGTCCGGTCGCCGGCGAGGTCGTCGAGGTCCGGTTCGCCGTCGCCGGCCCGTCTGACGGCCGCGTCGAGGACGGCGCGCCCGGCGGTCTCGCCACCGTCGGGCAGGTCGGGCGACGTGTCGCCGTCGGCCAGCTCGCCGGCGAACGGGAGCCGGCCGATGCGATCGACGGCCTGACCACCGGGAATCGTCCGGGGGGCCGCGAGCTGCCGGCGCCAGTCGACGGCGTCCCAGGCCCGCCAGTACGGGGTGAAGACACGGTAGTGGTCGCCGCCGGCCGGGAGGAGCGCGCCGGGCGGCACCACCGTCACACCGGGGTAGGTCGTGAACCGTACGCCCTGCTGCGCGCACGCGCCGGCCAGCCGGCGCTCGCGGCGCTGGGCGTAGCCGCTGACATCGGCGCTGCACACGAGCGCCGTCGCCCCGGCCTCGGCGACCACCGCGATGGTCTCCTCGACCACGTCGCCGCGGCGCAGCACCAGGTCGCCGCCGCGCTGCCGCAATTGCTCGCGCAGGTCGGCCAGCGCCCGGGCGAGGAACGCGGCCCGGTTGGGCGCGGCGAACCGGCCGCCCAGGATCGCGTCGTCCAGCACGAACAACGGCACCACCCGGTCGGCGTGCTCGCAGGCCGCGGCCAGCGCCGGGTGGTCGCGCACCCGCAGGTCGCGGGTGAACAGCACCACTGCCGTCTTCTCCATCGTCGGACTCATACCCGTCATTCGAGGCCCATCCGCCCCCGGATGGGGTACGAATCCCCGACATGAGGGTTCTCGTCGCCGGCGCGACCGGCTACATCGGCAGCCGTCTGGTCCCGCGGCTGGTCGACGCCGGGCACACCGTCCGCTGCCTCGCCCGCGACCCCGGCAAGCTGCGCGACCAGCCGTGGGCCGGCGACGTCGAGGTCGTGCGCGGCGACGTGCTGGACCGCGCGAGCCTCGACCCTGCCATGGCCGGCGTCGACGTCGTGCACTATCTGGTGCACTCGCTGGCATCGCGCGGGTTCGCGGCGACGGACCGGCGGGCGGCGGCGACGGTGGCAGCGGCGGCCGCCGACGCGGGGGTGCGCCGGCTGGTCTATCTGGGCGGCCTGCATCCGCCGGCCACCGCCGGGCTCTCGGACCACCTGGCGTCGCGCACCGAGGTGGGCCGGATCTTCCTCGACGGGCCGGTGCCGGCGGTCGTGCTGCAAGCCGGGGTCGTCATCGGGTCCGGCTCGGCCAGCTTCGAGATGCTGCGCTACCTCACCGAGCGGCTGCCCGTCAGCGTCACGCCGCGCTGGGTGCACACCCGCACCCAGCCGATCGCGATCCGCGACGTGCTGGCCTACCTGGTCGCGGCCACCACGCTGCCGGACGAGCCGAACCGGACCTTCGACATCGGCGGGCCGGAGGTGCTGACGTATGCGGACATGATGCGCGGCTACGCACGGGTCGCCGGGCTGCCCCGGCGAGTGATCGCGCCGGTGCCGCTCCTGACGCCGTGGCTGTCCGCGCAGTGGGTCAACCTGGTGACGCCGGTACCGCGGTCCATCGCCGTCCCGCTGATCGAGTCGCTGGAGCACGAGGCCGTCTGCACCGAGGACGACCTGCGCGACCTGCTGCCCGGACCGGTCGACCCGACACCGTACGAGCGGGCCGTCGAGCTCGCGCTGGCCCGCATGCGCGACGGCGAGGTCGAGAGCCACTGGTCCGCCGCCTCGCCCGCCGGCGCGCCGTCGGATCCGCTGCCCAGCGACCCGTCCTGGTCCGGCGGCTCGGTGCGGGTGGACGAGCGCTCGGTCCGGTGCGACGTGCCGCCGGAGCGGCTCTGGCGCGTGGTCGAGGGCATCGGAGGCCAGAACGGCTGGTACTCGTTCCCGCTGGCCTGGGCGGTGCGCGGCTGGGCCGACCGGCTCGCCGGCGGCGTCGGCCTGCGCCGCGGCCGCCGCGATCCCGCCCGCCTGCACCTCGGCGAGGCCCTGGACTGGTGGCGCGTCGAGGCGATCGAGCCCGGCCGGCTGCTGCGGCTGCGCGCGGAGATGAAGGTCCCGGGGAGCGCCTGGCTCGAGCTCTCCGTCACCCCCGACGGCGACGGCTCCGTCTACGGCCAGCGCGCGGTCTTCGTGCCGCGCGGCCTGACCGGGCAGGTGTACTGGTGGATGCTGTGGCCGTTCCACGGCGTCATCTTCGGCGGCATGGCTCGCAACATCATCCGCACGGCGGCCCGGTAGGCGTGTGGTCTCGCTGCGAGGCGGAGGTTGCTGCGCCGGCTCCGCTACGCGGCGGTGAAGCATGCCGCGGGCGCTCTTGACGCCGGCTCCGCAACCTCCGCCTCTCCGCTCGGTCAGCTCGGCTTGCGTGCCGCCGAACGGCTGCGGTTGCGGTGGTTGGGCCACCAGACCTTGTCGCCGAGGTCGTAGGCGAGGGCGGGGACGAGGAGTGAGCGGACGACGAAGGTGTCGAGCAGGACGCCGAAGGCCACGAGGAAGGCGATCTGGGCCAGGAACAAGATCGGGATCACCGCGAGCGCCGAGAACGTGGCGGCGAGCACCAGCCCGGCCGACGTGATGACGCCGCCGGTGACGGCCAGCCCGCGCAGGACGCCGGGCCGCGTGCCGATGCGCACGGACTCCTCGCGGACCCGGCTCATGAGGAAGATGTTGTAGTCGATCCCCAGCGCCACCAGGAACACGAATGCGAACAGCGGCACGCCGGGGTCGGCGCCGGGCCAGCCGAGGACGTGGTCGAAGACCACCCCTGCCACCCCGAGGGTCGCGGCGAAGCTCAGGACGACGGTGAGCACCAGCAGCACCGGCGCGAGCACGGAGCGCAGCAGCCCGATCAGCACCAGCAGGATCACCCCCAGCACCACCGGGATGATCAGCGTGCGGTCGCGGGCGGAGATGTCGTTGGTGTCCAGCAGCTCCGCCGTCCGGCCGCCCACCAGCACGTCCGGGCCGACGTCGTCGAGGGAGGTACGCAGCTCGCGGACGGTGCTCACCGCGGCGTCGCTGTCGGCGGGCTCGGCGAGGGTCAGCTCGAGCAGCGCGCGGTCGCCGGCGATCTGCGGGTCGGGGGCGTTGGCCGCCGGGCTCACGCCGTCGACGGCCGCGGCCACCCGGGCGACGTCAGCCGCGTCGTCCGCGCCGCTCAGCACGAGTACCGGCGAGCCGGAGCCGCCCGGGAAGTGCCGGCCCAGCGCCTCCTGGCCCGCGACCGCCTCGACCCGGTCGAGGAACAGCTCGCTCTCGCTGACGCCGTCGGCACGGAAGGTGGGCACGAGCGCCGCCAGCGCCAGCAGCACCGCGCCGACCCCGGCCCACAGCGCCCGCGGACGCCGTCCCACCAGCCGGGCGACGCGATCCCACACGCCGGCGTGCTCCGGGGCCGTCGAGCCGTACCGCGGCCGGAACGGCCAGAACGCCGCCCGGCCGAGCAGCACCAGCACGGCGGGCAGGAACGTCAGCGCCACCAGCAGCGAGGCGGCGATGCCGATGGCGGCCACCGGGCCCAGGCTGCGGTTGGAGTTCAGGTTCGACAGCAGCAGGCAGAGCACGCCGGCGATGACGGTGCCGCCGGACGCCACGATGGGCCCGGCCGCCCGGCGCAGCGCCGTGGCCATCGCCTCGAACCGGCCGCGGTGCTCGCGCAGCTCCTCGCGGTAGC
This genomic window contains:
- a CDS encoding MMPL family transporter; translation: MATRLRWLLPVLLLLGWLAVGAVGGPYAGRLGEVAENDNAAFLPSDAESTEVADARADFQDADVLPAVVVWEDPDGLAPDAADEAAAQLERVAGLDGVTPPVSPPIPSEDGSALTAVVQIDTSGSAEVDAVVEDIRAELGEAAGAAVHLTGPAGFAADLGAAFAGIDGVLLVVALAVVLVILLVVYRSPILPLAVLVSSVLGLGLASWLVYLLADAGTLTLNGQSQGIMSILVVGAATDYALLLVARYREELREHRGRFEAMATALRRAAGPIVASGGTVIAGVLCLLLSNLNSNRSLGPVAAIGIAASLLVALTFLPAVLVLLGRAAFWPFRPRYGSTAPEHAGVWDRVARLVGRRPRALWAGVGAVLLALAALVPTFRADGVSESELFLDRVEAVAGQEALGRHFPGGSGSPVLVLSGADDAADVARVAAAVDGVSPAANAPDPQIAGDRALLELTLAEPADSDAAVSTVRELRTSLDDVGPDVLVGGRTAELLDTNDISARDRTLIIPVVLGVILLVLIGLLRSVLAPVLLVLTVVLSFAATLGVAGVVFDHVLGWPGADPGVPLFAFVFLVALGIDYNIFLMSRVREESVRIGTRPGVLRGLAVTGGVITSAGLVLAATFSALAVIPILFLAQIAFLVAFGVLLDTFVVRSLLVPALAYDLGDKVWWPNHRNRSRSAARKPS
- a CDS encoding SDR family oxidoreductase → MRVLVAGATGYIGSRLVPRLVDAGHTVRCLARDPGKLRDQPWAGDVEVVRGDVLDRASLDPAMAGVDVVHYLVHSLASRGFAATDRRAAATVAAAAADAGVRRLVYLGGLHPPATAGLSDHLASRTEVGRIFLDGPVPAVVLQAGVVIGSGSASFEMLRYLTERLPVSVTPRWVHTRTQPIAIRDVLAYLVAATTLPDEPNRTFDIGGPEVLTYADMMRGYARVAGLPRRVIAPVPLLTPWLSAQWVNLVTPVPRSIAVPLIESLEHEAVCTEDDLRDLLPGPVDPTPYERAVELALARMRDGEVESHWSAASPAGAPSDPLPSDPSWSGGSVRVDERSVRCDVPPERLWRVVEGIGGQNGWYSFPLAWAVRGWADRLAGGVGLRRGRRDPARLHLGEALDWWRVEAIEPGRLLRLRAEMKVPGSAWLELSVTPDGDGSVYGQRAVFVPRGLTGQVYWWMLWPFHGVIFGGMARNIIRTAAR
- a CDS encoding FAD-binding domain-containing protein codes for the protein MTGMSPTMEKTAVVLFTRDLRVRDHPALAAACEHADRVVPLFVLDDAILGGRFAAPNRAAFLARALADLREQLRQRGGDLVLRRGDVVEETIAVVAEAGATALVCSADVSGYAQRRERRLAGACAQQGVRFTTYPGVTVVPPGALLPAGGDHYRVFTPYWRAWDAVDWRRQLAAPRTIPGGQAVDRIGRLPFAGELADGDTSPDLPDGGETAGRAVLDAAVRRAGDGEPDLDDLAGDRTSRLSPYLHFGCVSPLEAANRLVDRAPEQVRQLAWRDFHHQVTAAVPSVATKDYRRRDVEWRDDADALRAWQEGRTGVPIVDAGMRQLLREGWMHNRARLVTASFLTKNLRIDWRDGAAHFFRWLVDGDVANNAGNWQWVAGTGNDTRPNRVLNPLRQAKRFDSDGAYVRRYVPELRDVDGAAVHTPWTLPDDERKELDYPDPLLDL